The following DNA comes from Vairimorpha necatrix chromosome 5, complete sequence.
GTGCAAGCATTGTATGTCATCAAGTGTGAATTATTGTGATGAAGTAATGCATcgttatattatatattggTTTTTATCATCAAGCACCGAAACAAATTCATAATTGAGAGTATTTTGCTACActgaaaatttatactttaATCTAGAGAATACGAGTGCTGCCAGTAACTAAAAACATAGTAGATGTAACAAGGATGGTTGCTAAATGAGTATGCACAAAAGATATATGTAACATAGTAATTTAACAAagattaatattttcaatttttcattcatattttagaaGTATTTGTAATAGATTGTTTGCTgcatatattttcttaatcAATAATCTATAtttgaattaaaatttcgTTATCAAATTCTGCAAATAGTTATATTTAACAAATTTGTTcgtttaaaagaaaaatgaaaaacaaatcctaaatatatatatatttatatattgatatggtaatttaattaacacgaagaaataaattatagaaCATTTTTGATgctatataaaataaaagtaaaaagatatatttaGATATTCTTGTCAACTAAAGTAGTCGTTCagttttttgtattttcctgatttatagataaatatatttttaaaaatatagaaaactTAGGGAGAAGGATCTCACAGACCCCTTCCCTTTGATggtacattttattttattgaacCTCAAACAcgaagtgcaaaataaagaagGAGCAGGAAGGAGGCAAAAATTCCTAAGCACTTatgacattaaaaataacaaataaatatacgCTCtgatacaaaataaattaaagatTTAGTTATAATGATTATTATGGGCATTGTATCATTTTTACCATTTTAccctttttattttttcaattttcggtttattataaaagcaGATTTTTGAGGAAACTccttttataataaaccaaaaataaaaaatataaataacatttatataagaaaaattaaataaatgttcaaCGATCTATTCAGATTGTAAAAtcgaaatattaaatataaaatgtgttaagttatttaaaattatatagttttatgattatactcttttttaaaaaaaatttcgtATACAAATATAGGCTTAATTGGTATTTTTACTGTTTAAAGATGTAAGTATTTTGGGTGCTAATGATTGCTTctcctttattttgcacttcgTTTCTGagctataaataaaaaaagtgAACACCCTCAGAGGGGAGCATTTTAGTCCccaattctaaaaaatcagaaGGGCAAAAAACgcttattaatttatataattgtaaaaacttgtatcgaaatataattgtgtACATACATACAGACTTATTAGCGTTTTTAATGTCATAAGtgcttagtaatttttgtctcCTTCCTGCTCcttctttattttgcacttcgtttttgaggtaaaaaaaaataaagtgaaCACCCTCAAAGGGGGAGGGTCAGTGGTACCCGCCTCCGAAAAACTTATATTTAACCATTGATTACGAtgatatatacaaaaaaactattttaaaaatatgtaattTCGATaactttatatatattagatATTGCAATGTTTGTTGACTGACTTTGCATGACTatacaatttataaaaattatttgtatttgtTATAGTAAAATAATTGCAAGCATTTAATTAGAAATACCTTTTAGAGGCTTACAAACTCCGTTTCTGCAAGTTAATTGAATAGGTTCTCCTACGTATACCTTTTTAACACTATCGGGTactaataaatttcttgtTGTTGTAAAGGTCGGAACATTTCTTCTATTCCGTAAATGATTATCATTATTCAATTCATTcaacattataaatatctcATTGTATTCATGGGCATTAAATAATTGACTTATTTCGTTTTCACAACTCATATCAAATTTCAGATCTACACTATTAAGTATctgatattttatcttttccctgttattaatatactctttaaaattttttatacctGATAGTCTAAATACTAAATTTAAACTATGAGCAGCCAAAgaatacaaaaaagatgaaaCAGATAAACAATTTTCTTTGGGTTTTCTTCCGtgaaaataatgaaataaagaaagagaaaattgagaaaagaaaaaggaTTGGGGAATGTCTTTTTCATTAGATATTAAATCATCGAGTTTCCTTTTTACTTCATGATGCTGAGTAATAATTGCAAAATAATCTCTACAAACTTTATAGTAAAAGTCAAGATCGattttttggttttttttcaGGGGAATATCGTCCATTTCAgaatgtaaatattttttagaaccATCATTTATTGACTTGGATTCTTCCTTAGTTTTGATATCGTTGTTAAAAAGTATATCGGACTTTTCAAGTGG
Coding sequences within:
- a CDS encoding putative SP-containing protein produces the protein MMFLSNFIVHFCSDTPLEKSDILFNNDIKTKEESKSINDGSKKYLHSEMDDIPLKKNQKIDLDFYYKVCRDYFAIITQHHEVKRKLDDLISNEKDIPQSFFFSQFSLSLFHYFHGRKPKENCLSVSSFLYSLAAHSLNLVFRLSGIKNFKEYINNREKIKYQILNSVDLKFDMSCENEISQLFNAHEYNEIFIMLNELNNDNHLRNRRNVPTFTTTRNLLVPDSVKKVYVGEPIQLTCRNGVCKPLKGISN